The Candidatus Jordarchaeales archaeon genome includes a window with the following:
- a CDS encoding Snf7 family protein: protein MSFKKFLSWLKGGPNLKDVIFKLEVFTRKLEYHKKELEREAKRSREEAKRYRMAGNNDAAKMYAEHFLRYQKWALATDAYRMRIQGMVVRLRQSQSVYEVASTLSGIKAALEGLKSTVSLPDVAQLVDEIDASMREFDIAHDMTEAGFEKMAMSTDVTTKEVVDVLTEIDQEIGVETGVKLPSVPAGKIAELEKDIKKLKEEL, encoded by the coding sequence ATGTCATTCAAGAAGTTTCTGAGCTGGCTCAAAGGGGGGCCAAACCTCAAAGACGTTATATTCAAGCTGGAGGTCTTCACGAGGAAGCTCGAGTACCACAAGAAGGAGCTCGAGAGGGAGGCTAAGAGGAGCAGGGAAGAGGCTAAGCGCTACCGCATGGCTGGAAACAACGACGCGGCGAAGATGTACGCCGAGCATTTCCTAAGGTACCAGAAGTGGGCTCTGGCTACAGACGCTTACAGAATGAGGATCCAAGGGATGGTTGTGAGGCTGAGGCAGAGCCAGTCGGTTTACGAGGTCGCCAGCACGCTCTCCGGAATAAAGGCGGCCCTTGAAGGGTTGAAGAGCACGGTTAGCCTCCCAGACGTCGCTCAACTTGTGGACGAGATAGATGCTTCGATGAGGGAGTTCGACATAGCTCACGACATGACTGAAGCTGGCTTCGAGAAAATGGCCATGTCCACCGACGTCACCACGAAAGAAGTAGTGGACGTGCTGACCGAGATAGACCAGGAGATAGGCGTCGAGACAGGGGTTAAGCTGCCCTCCGTGCCGGCTGGAAAGATAGCCGAGCTGGAGAAAGACATCAAGAAGCTTAAAGAGGAGCTGTAA
- the trmY gene encoding tRNA (pseudouridine(54)-N(1))-methyltransferase TrmY, protein MRAFIVVALTARSSPGFSLKNLPGSSGRLDVVCRCLVAALTGAGGVRRDTLFCAVLDEGASALIVEGWKVGTVPRSELGVARVLRRVFAGERVDGFRLERAGFREVVGMVAGGLPLFYLHEEGAPLWSVDLPVDAAFVLGSHLDLPPEYEDVLGGLGAVRVSLGPRRYLASHCVTLVHHEIDCRMHSRKAL, encoded by the coding sequence TTGAGGGCGTTCATCGTCGTGGCTTTAACTGCGAGGTCTTCGCCTGGGTTCAGCTTGAAGAACCTTCCTGGGTCTTCGGGGAGGCTTGACGTCGTCTGCAGATGCCTGGTGGCGGCGCTGACGGGGGCTGGCGGCGTTAGGAGGGACACGTTGTTCTGCGCGGTGCTCGATGAGGGAGCGAGCGCGCTCATTGTCGAGGGTTGGAAGGTTGGGACTGTCCCGCGCTCAGAGCTCGGAGTTGCCAGAGTCCTCAGGAGGGTTTTTGCCGGGGAGCGCGTTGACGGGTTCAGGTTGGAGCGCGCGGGGTTCAGGGAAGTCGTAGGAATGGTTGCCGGGGGGTTGCCCCTCTTCTACCTGCACGAGGAGGGGGCTCCTTTGTGGAGCGTCGACCTTCCTGTTGATGCAGCTTTCGTGCTGGGAAGCCACCTGGACCTCCCACCGGAGTACGAAGATGTCCTAGGAGGGCTTGGGGCTGTAAGGGTGTCCCTTGGCCCGAGAAGATACCTAGCCAGCCACTGTGTGACGCTGGTTCACCACGAGATCGACTGCAGGATGCACTCTAGGAAAGCGTTATAA
- a CDS encoding sulfite exporter TauE/SafE family protein, which translates to MSSAAGVSALELALLSVLGFFVGVIGGFLGVGGGFLYVPLLHYLGGLSVVDSVGSSLVAVWMNALSSAVGHIWRGRFDWPLGVVLGLSAIPGSLLGSLLTGVVSGRVVGWLFALSLVAVGVAMILGFGRFGGGGRIRSRGLNLLLVTVGGFSAGLASGFLGIGGGVVQVPLLVCLGVPVHVAVGTSCLAMIFMTAAGVLVHVSLGHVNLALALAMGVGGAIGGQVGSALSGKISGVWLRRIFGVLLCCVGVHMVVG; encoded by the coding sequence GTGTCGTCTGCGGCTGGGGTGTCGGCGTTGGAGCTGGCTCTTCTGTCTGTTTTGGGTTTCTTTGTGGGAGTGATTGGCGGCTTTCTCGGTGTCGGTGGGGGTTTCCTGTACGTCCCGCTGCTGCATTACTTGGGGGGTTTGAGCGTGGTTGACAGCGTTGGGTCCAGTCTTGTCGCCGTTTGGATGAACGCCTTGTCCTCGGCTGTCGGCCACATTTGGCGGGGGAGGTTTGACTGGCCTCTTGGGGTGGTCTTGGGGTTGTCGGCAATCCCCGGGTCGCTGCTTGGCTCTCTGCTCACCGGTGTTGTTAGCGGCAGGGTGGTTGGCTGGTTGTTCGCCTTAAGCCTCGTGGCTGTCGGGGTGGCGATGATTTTGGGCTTCGGTAGGTTTGGGGGAGGGGGGCGGATTAGGAGTCGCGGCTTAAACCTCTTGCTGGTCACGGTTGGAGGCTTCTCAGCGGGTTTGGCTTCAGGGTTTCTGGGTATTGGAGGGGGCGTAGTGCAGGTTCCTCTCCTCGTCTGCCTCGGCGTCCCGGTTCACGTGGCTGTCGGCACATCGTGTCTCGCGATGATTTTTATGACGGCTGCCGGGGTGCTGGTGCACGTTTCCCTCGGCCACGTGAACCTGGCGCTGGCCTTGGCTATGGGTGTTGGGGGGGCTATTGGGGGGCAAGTTGGCTCCGCGCTTTCAGGCAAGATTAGCGGTGTTTGGCTGAGGAGGATTTTCGGCGTTTTATTGTGCTGCGTAGGGGTTCACATGGTGGTGGGTTGA
- a CDS encoding 30S ribosomal protein S26e, whose translation MPKKRKSRGRSKGSSGRKELVACAFCGKLVPRDKAKKITKYVTPVDPALARELRKQGAYIPREKVVLHYCISCGIYRSLIKIRAEEERKTSQQ comes from the coding sequence ATGCCCAAAAAGCGCAAAAGCAGAGGGAGATCTAAGGGCTCGTCTGGGAGAAAGGAGCTCGTAGCATGCGCCTTCTGCGGCAAACTAGTACCCAGAGACAAAGCCAAGAAAATAACAAAGTATGTCACACCAGTAGACCCAGCGCTCGCACGTGAACTCAGAAAGCAAGGAGCATACATACCGCGAGAAAAAGTAGTCCTACACTACTGCATAAGCTGCGGAATATACCGCTCACTCATAAAAATAAGGGCAGAAGAGGAGAGAAAGACATCACAACAGTAA
- a CDS encoding thymidylate synthase produces MKPYGPYVIRARHVDAAWRQANRLILEKGIPVTTEDKRQETLETIGCVIHLTAWRSGPILPRGYIGMDEKTLKESYIPQYLTAEKGGHTYTYGWCARKRFGVNQVVKAGEALKRSDTALIQFWNPASDTSNPNPPCISMIILHRFGDTVNAIAYIRSNDMARAWPEDVAGINMAFLTEAASHIKGVESVGTTTTISASAHIYKTAEEELKSALSQTTTPTTGGKRKTTGGPVIVEAATVKDAASRAKKAAEKYPEPLYLVLKIHKPEPFQPDQELVEELENYEGTTDLGEKVTVNQLQYATEKTATTPESRRILVTPCNPKTGKQANPLLLQFLPRMRENHTIALYTNISLDEITQQIAKAAGIQKIVSEKAHTPQGPLTAIITPLKPH; encoded by the coding sequence GTGAAACCCTACGGCCCATACGTTATAAGAGCGCGCCACGTGGACGCAGCCTGGAGGCAGGCTAACAGGCTGATACTGGAGAAAGGCATACCCGTGACGACGGAAGACAAAAGGCAGGAGACGCTCGAAACAATAGGATGCGTGATACACCTAACAGCATGGAGGAGCGGACCCATACTCCCCCGCGGCTACATAGGAATGGACGAGAAAACGCTCAAGGAAAGCTACATACCCCAGTACCTGACGGCTGAAAAAGGCGGGCACACCTACACCTACGGGTGGTGCGCGAGAAAGAGGTTCGGGGTCAACCAAGTCGTGAAAGCGGGAGAGGCGCTCAAGAGGAGCGACACCGCCCTGATACAGTTCTGGAACCCGGCGTCCGACACCTCCAACCCTAACCCGCCATGCATAAGCATGATAATTCTCCACAGGTTTGGAGACACGGTCAACGCCATCGCGTACATCAGAAGCAACGACATGGCGAGAGCATGGCCGGAAGACGTGGCAGGGATAAACATGGCCTTCCTCACAGAGGCAGCCTCACACATTAAAGGAGTGGAATCCGTTGGGACAACCACCACGATATCAGCGTCAGCACACATTTACAAGACAGCCGAAGAAGAGCTGAAAAGCGCGCTAAGCCAAACCACAACCCCGACAACCGGAGGAAAAAGGAAAACCACAGGAGGCCCCGTAATCGTGGAGGCAGCAACAGTGAAAGATGCAGCCAGCAGGGCCAAAAAAGCCGCGGAAAAATACCCCGAACCACTATACCTCGTGCTCAAAATCCACAAACCAGAACCATTCCAACCAGACCAAGAACTAGTAGAAGAACTCGAAAACTACGAAGGAACAACAGACCTAGGAGAAAAAGTAACAGTAAACCAGCTCCAATACGCAACCGAAAAAACAGCAACAACACCAGAAAGCAGAAGAATACTGGTAACACCATGCAACCCCAAAACCGGAAAACAAGCAAACCCACTACTACTACAATTCCTCCCAAGAATGAGAGAAAACCACACCATAGCACTCTACACCAACATAAGCCTAGACGAAATAACCCAACAAATAGCGAAAGCAGCAGGAATACAAAAAATAGTCTCAGAAAAAGCACACACACCACAAGGACCCCTAACAGCCATCATAACCCCACTAAAACCACACTAA
- a CDS encoding VTT domain-containing protein encodes MVELLLPLFVDLEQVMQSLFFGVIFWILKYGFLGFYAAMIVQAIIAIIPSELILMFGGVAFTYIYWPVNLVMGFDYALLVATLVGGVGELTGAVAGFYIARVVGRPIVARLEEKAAEEGRGDPEAGVLGRFEKVVVRTLGDAMLIADNWIERWGAIAVLVARLAPPIPFDAVSYGSGLTKIRFKPYIAATAVGAFPRALMYTYIGKRSYESFVVVPQVLRGLLFFTDNPLVQFYIYSYLLGNPIMSNPYTLFFATAAAILALLYVSYKVIRRVYFERG; translated from the coding sequence TTGGTTGAATTGCTGCTTCCGCTTTTCGTCGACCTTGAGCAGGTCATGCAGAGCCTCTTCTTCGGCGTCATCTTTTGGATACTTAAGTATGGCTTCCTGGGGTTCTACGCTGCAATGATTGTGCAGGCGATAATAGCGATTATACCGAGCGAGCTCATTTTGATGTTTGGGGGCGTCGCATTCACGTACATTTACTGGCCGGTTAACCTGGTCATGGGGTTCGACTACGCCCTGCTCGTGGCCACGTTAGTTGGCGGGGTTGGCGAGCTGACTGGAGCCGTAGCCGGGTTCTACATAGCTAGGGTCGTGGGAAGGCCGATCGTTGCTAGGTTGGAGGAGAAGGCAGCGGAGGAGGGGCGCGGAGACCCGGAAGCCGGGGTACTTGGAAGGTTCGAAAAAGTGGTTGTTAGGACGCTGGGTGACGCAATGCTGATAGCGGACAACTGGATTGAAAGGTGGGGGGCTATCGCCGTCCTCGTAGCCCGTCTGGCGCCCCCGATACCGTTCGACGCGGTGTCCTACGGGTCGGGACTTACGAAGATAAGGTTTAAGCCTTACATCGCTGCGACAGCCGTCGGCGCGTTTCCTAGGGCTCTCATGTACACTTATATCGGTAAGAGGAGTTACGAGTCCTTCGTGGTTGTGCCCCAGGTTTTGAGGGGGCTGCTGTTTTTCACCGATAATCCGTTAGTCCAGTTTTACATCTACAGCTACCTGCTCGGCAACCCTATTATGAGCAACCCCTACACCTTGTTCTTTGCCACAGCGGCGGCGATACTAGCACTGCTCTACGTGTCGTACAAGGTTATAAGGAGAGTGTACTTCGAGCGCGGCTAG
- a CDS encoding NAD(P)/FAD-dependent oxidoreductase, with protein MRCDVVVVGCGPAGSLASLEAAGRGVRVLVLEEHGTIGEPDHCAGLVSVNGLKALGLKVPEECVLNEVYGARFVSPSGEEVIVRRREPQAVVLDRRAFDKWLASIAQDVGVQIMLGRRVTAVSVGRRGAVVSAGGGFEVCCEVVVDAEGCRGRIARAAGLPRPRGRIPAVQYELSGVCVDEELVELHFGSDLAPGFFAWVIPVEGGVRVGLGAYSRPGERLRRFIKRRGFSGARVVRRMAGVIITGGPVGRTCSGRLLVVGDAAGQVKPTTGGGVVTGGICSKIAGRVAAEAVLLEGDVNKALKAYEEGWRRVLGREFLFMKAARRVLGVVGDKGLDGVFRAVREYGGVEIIETYGDMDFEAEVIKKLLTNPRLVLKALTGLVV; from the coding sequence TTGCGCTGCGACGTGGTTGTTGTAGGCTGCGGACCGGCGGGGTCTTTGGCTTCGCTTGAGGCAGCGGGAAGAGGGGTGAGAGTCCTAGTTTTGGAGGAGCATGGCACAATCGGAGAGCCGGACCACTGCGCTGGACTGGTAAGTGTCAACGGACTCAAAGCTCTCGGCTTAAAGGTCCCAGAAGAGTGCGTCCTCAACGAAGTGTACGGCGCCCGCTTCGTTTCCCCTTCAGGGGAGGAGGTTATTGTAAGGCGTAGGGAGCCGCAGGCCGTGGTTCTCGACAGGAGGGCGTTCGACAAATGGTTGGCGTCCATCGCGCAGGACGTAGGTGTGCAGATAATGCTGGGTAGAAGGGTGACGGCGGTTAGTGTGGGGCGCAGGGGGGCTGTCGTGAGCGCTGGGGGAGGATTTGAGGTGTGCTGTGAAGTGGTTGTGGATGCTGAGGGATGTAGGGGTAGGATAGCAAGAGCTGCGGGCCTCCCTAGGCCTAGGGGGCGTATTCCCGCTGTTCAGTACGAGCTGTCCGGTGTTTGTGTGGACGAGGAGCTTGTCGAACTCCATTTTGGGAGCGATTTAGCCCCCGGGTTCTTCGCCTGGGTTATACCGGTTGAGGGTGGGGTGAGGGTTGGCCTGGGAGCCTACTCTCGTCCAGGGGAGAGACTAAGGCGCTTTATTAAGAGGAGGGGGTTTTCGGGGGCGAGGGTTGTTCGCAGGATGGCTGGCGTGATAATCACTGGGGGCCCCGTGGGGAGGACGTGTTCCGGCCGGTTGCTCGTTGTTGGAGACGCTGCTGGGCAGGTTAAGCCGACGACGGGGGGAGGGGTGGTGACCGGTGGAATTTGTTCGAAGATAGCTGGACGCGTTGCGGCTGAAGCGGTATTGCTTGAGGGGGATGTTAACAAGGCGCTGAAGGCTTACGAGGAGGGGTGGAGAAGGGTTCTCGGAAGGGAGTTCCTATTCATGAAGGCTGCGCGTAGGGTGCTCGGTGTGGTTGGGGATAAAGGGCTCGACGGGGTTTTCAGGGCGGTGCGGGAGTACGGTGGGGTTGAAATAATTGAAACTTACGGAGACATGGACTTCGAGGCTGAAGTGATCAAAAAGCTTCTCACCAACCCGCGGCTCGTGTTGAAAGCACTCACCGGGCTGGTGGTGTAG
- a CDS encoding 2-isopropylmalate synthase — translation MKPALKYAALPERVYIFDTTLRDGEQMPGVALTTEDKKKIAEQLAKLGVDIIEAGMPVVSKGEKEAVKDIANMRLGPEICALARTTKGDIDTALECDVDRVHVFIATSELHMKYKLKMKPEEVLEKAVEAVEYVKSHGVKVEFSAEDATRSDLEFLKKVYRSVVEAGADVINIPDTVGATIPTAYAYIVEEIKKAVGPGVVISVHTHNDFGLATANALAAVEKGAQQVHVTVNGIGERAGNASLEEVVMSLFALYGVKTNIKTTQIYETAKLVERLTGVRLQPNKPIVGANAFKHESGIHAHAVLENPLTYEPLTPELIGRKRVSIVDEAIVIGKHTGGHSLKAKLEQMGIHVTEDQLKEILDKIKEVGDKGKAVTDADIIAIVEDIVGRVAESERVLKLEELTVVTGKGITPTATVRIKVGGKEKIASAIGVGPVDAACNALQIAVKEFQEMTLEEYNLEAITGGTDALGFVTVKLKDKDGKIYIAKAADGDIVMASVQAIINAVNKALLMKGYRTGAEADKQQQN, via the coding sequence ATAAAGCCCGCGTTAAAGTACGCCGCACTCCCCGAGCGAGTGTACATCTTCGACACCACGCTCCGCGACGGGGAACAGATGCCAGGGGTTGCTCTAACCACCGAGGACAAGAAGAAGATAGCGGAGCAGCTGGCAAAGCTGGGCGTCGACATCATAGAGGCTGGAATGCCCGTCGTCTCCAAGGGAGAAAAGGAGGCCGTTAAGGACATAGCGAACATGAGACTGGGGCCAGAGATATGCGCCCTCGCCCGCACCACAAAGGGGGACATAGACACAGCGCTCGAATGTGACGTCGACAGGGTTCACGTGTTCATAGCGACATCCGAACTGCACATGAAGTACAAGCTGAAAATGAAGCCCGAAGAAGTCCTAGAGAAGGCGGTTGAAGCAGTAGAGTACGTGAAAAGCCACGGCGTGAAGGTGGAGTTCTCCGCTGAGGACGCAACTAGAAGCGACCTCGAGTTCCTTAAGAAAGTGTACAGGAGCGTCGTCGAGGCAGGCGCCGACGTGATAAACATCCCGGACACTGTTGGAGCAACGATACCCACCGCATACGCATACATAGTCGAGGAGATCAAAAAAGCCGTCGGCCCGGGTGTTGTAATATCCGTGCACACTCACAACGACTTCGGACTTGCGACTGCAAACGCCCTAGCGGCTGTGGAGAAAGGAGCACAACAAGTTCACGTCACGGTGAACGGCATAGGGGAGAGGGCTGGAAACGCCTCACTCGAAGAAGTGGTGATGTCCCTCTTCGCACTCTACGGCGTGAAAACGAACATTAAAACGACACAGATATACGAGACCGCGAAGCTCGTTGAGCGGTTGACTGGAGTCAGACTTCAGCCGAACAAGCCGATAGTGGGCGCCAATGCGTTTAAGCATGAAAGCGGAATACACGCCCACGCTGTGCTAGAAAACCCGCTCACATATGAGCCGCTAACCCCTGAGCTCATAGGACGCAAGAGGGTAAGCATAGTCGACGAGGCAATAGTCATAGGGAAACACACAGGAGGCCACTCGCTCAAAGCTAAACTGGAACAGATGGGGATACACGTTACGGAGGACCAGCTCAAAGAGATACTAGATAAGATAAAGGAAGTCGGCGACAAAGGTAAGGCGGTTACAGACGCGGACATAATAGCAATAGTAGAGGACATAGTGGGAAGAGTGGCTGAAAGTGAGAGGGTATTGAAGCTCGAAGAGTTAACCGTCGTGACAGGAAAGGGAATAACGCCGACGGCGACTGTGAGAATCAAAGTGGGCGGCAAGGAGAAAATAGCGTCAGCGATAGGAGTAGGACCCGTTGACGCAGCATGCAACGCTCTTCAAATCGCTGTCAAGGAGTTCCAGGAAATGACGCTTGAAGAGTACAACTTGGAAGCGATAACCGGCGGAACCGACGCACTCGGCTTCGTCACGGTGAAGCTCAAGGACAAGGATGGGAAAATATACATCGCGAAAGCCGCCGACGGGGACATAGTTATGGCATCCGTGCAAGCGATAATAAACGCCGTGAACAAAGCTTTACTTATGAAAGGATATAGGACGGGTGCCGAGGCAGACAAGCAGCAGCAAAACTAG
- the rpl4p gene encoding 50S ribosomal protein L4 — MSVSEVNVYDLKGKPVGKVPLPKVFSTPIRPDLIRRAVLSILSARRQPYGVDPMAGKRTSAESWGTGFGVARVPRVKGHRYPEAGRGAMVTMAVGGRRAHAPRPDRILVERINRKEKKLATCSAIAATAVSEIVKGRGHCIDKVPELPLVVVDDIQRLRSAREFKEVLVALGLWDDVLRAKRRMSKVRAGKGKMRGRRRKRARSVLVVVERDEGIVKAARNYPGVDVVLARNLNAELLAPGGHPGRLTIWSESAFKSLNELFPVREGVIITSA, encoded by the coding sequence ATGAGCGTTAGCGAAGTAAACGTTTACGACTTGAAGGGGAAACCTGTTGGAAAGGTACCATTGCCCAAGGTTTTCTCCACTCCGATTAGGCCGGACCTTATAAGGCGGGCAGTGCTCTCAATACTAAGCGCTAGGCGGCAGCCCTACGGTGTTGACCCGATGGCTGGTAAGAGGACGTCTGCCGAGAGTTGGGGAACTGGCTTTGGAGTAGCTAGGGTTCCCAGGGTTAAAGGACACCGCTACCCTGAGGCTGGGAGAGGTGCAATGGTCACTATGGCTGTTGGCGGTAGGCGGGCGCATGCACCTAGGCCGGATAGGATCTTAGTTGAGAGGATAAACAGGAAGGAGAAAAAGCTTGCCACCTGTTCAGCTATAGCTGCCACGGCTGTTTCAGAAATTGTTAAGGGAAGGGGGCACTGCATAGACAAGGTCCCCGAGCTACCGCTGGTGGTAGTCGATGACATACAGAGGCTGAGGAGCGCCAGGGAGTTTAAGGAGGTGTTGGTGGCGCTTGGACTGTGGGACGACGTTTTACGCGCGAAAAGACGTATGAGTAAGGTGCGCGCAGGCAAGGGGAAGATGAGGGGGCGAAGGAGAAAGAGGGCGCGCAGCGTCCTCGTAGTCGTTGAGAGAGACGAAGGTATAGTGAAGGCGGCCAGAAATTATCCTGGAGTGGACGTTGTCCTAGCTAGGAACCTCAACGCAGAGCTGCTCGCGCCGGGGGGACACCCCGGGAGGTTAACAATCTGGTCTGAGTCCGCGTTTAAATCGCTGAACGAGCTTTTCCCTGTGAGAGAAGGAGTCATAATAACGAGCGCGTAA
- a CDS encoding 50S ribosomal protein L3 codes for MAHRKYHAPKRGSLAYLPRGRARRPVPRVRSWPSYSGPPTLLGMPGYKAGMTHVVIVDNRKSSPYYGKELTFPVTVLDTPPIVVFAMRVYESTPYGLRTLSEVWSPDLSSDLSRKISCRKLFEYSFEERLEKFKKNLDYVIEHLDRISEVRVLAHTQPRLASVPKKKPEVLEIKVAGGDGTKDLILYASRFLGEELYSYTVERLGGDVSELGQAVKSVSVRDVLSEGLYVDVLAVTKGKGFQGPVKRWGVRILQHKSRKTKRGVGSLGAWHPNRVPYTTPRAGQMGYHQRTEYNKYILKIGNVNNEGENINPEGGFLRYGLVKGDYVLLLGSVPGPAKRLVFMRYPIRPPPSKSFEEVPMISYISTSSKQGV; via the coding sequence ATGGCGCATAGGAAATATCATGCTCCAAAAAGAGGAAGCTTGGCTTACCTGCCGAGGGGTAGGGCGCGCAGACCAGTCCCGCGTGTTAGAAGCTGGCCGTCGTATTCGGGACCCCCAACTTTGCTCGGCATGCCGGGGTACAAGGCGGGGATGACCCACGTTGTGATAGTTGACAATAGGAAGAGCAGCCCGTATTATGGGAAAGAGCTCACTTTCCCCGTAACTGTTCTAGACACGCCGCCCATAGTTGTTTTTGCCATGAGGGTTTATGAGTCCACACCTTACGGTTTAAGGACGCTGAGCGAGGTTTGGTCCCCCGACCTGTCCAGCGATCTATCCAGAAAGATCTCGTGTAGGAAACTCTTCGAGTACAGCTTTGAGGAGAGGCTGGAGAAGTTCAAGAAGAACCTCGACTATGTAATAGAACACTTGGATAGAATTAGCGAGGTGCGTGTTCTGGCTCACACCCAACCCAGGTTGGCGTCTGTCCCGAAAAAGAAGCCGGAGGTATTGGAGATAAAAGTCGCGGGAGGAGACGGGACTAAAGACTTGATCCTCTATGCCTCCCGCTTCTTAGGAGAAGAGCTTTACAGCTACACTGTGGAGAGGCTTGGAGGAGACGTTTCCGAGCTCGGCCAAGCTGTGAAAAGTGTTAGCGTGAGGGATGTGCTCAGCGAGGGGCTCTACGTCGACGTTTTAGCTGTGACTAAGGGGAAGGGCTTCCAGGGGCCGGTTAAGCGTTGGGGTGTCCGCATACTGCAGCACAAGTCCAGGAAGACTAAGAGGGGTGTAGGATCTTTGGGCGCCTGGCACCCCAACAGGGTTCCTTACACGACGCCGCGTGCCGGGCAGATGGGGTACCATCAGAGGACGGAGTATAACAAGTACATTTTGAAGATAGGTAACGTTAACAATGAGGGCGAGAACATAAACCCAGAGGGCGGCTTCCTGAGGTATGGTCTCGTGAAAGGCGATTACGTGCTGCTCCTCGGAAGCGTTCCGGGGCCAGCTAAGAGGTTAGTCTTCATGCGTTACCCGATAAGGCCTCCTCCGTCGAAGAGTTTTGAGGAGGTACCGATGATCTCCTACATAAGCACATCGTCCAAGCAGGGTGTATAA
- a CDS encoding 50S ribosomal protein L2, with product MGKRILVQRRGRGSPTFRAPTHRRLGEVKHRALSDDVVVRGKVVELLHETGRGAPVARVKFEDGLEQLMLPPEGIAVGQEIEVGPGASINVGNTLPLKNIPEGTPIFNIEARPGDGGKFVRASGTYATILSHTPDKTIVLLPSKKVRAFDPNCRATIGVVAGGGRIEKPFVKAGKKYYWTKARGRVWPRVRGVAMNPVSHPHGGGSHQHPGKPTTVSKNAPPGAKVGLIAARSSGRKKGKKK from the coding sequence ATGGGTAAAAGGATACTAGTTCAGAGAAGAGGAAGGGGTTCCCCGACGTTTAGGGCACCGACCCATAGACGGCTGGGTGAAGTCAAGCATAGGGCACTGAGCGATGACGTAGTTGTTCGTGGTAAGGTAGTTGAGTTGCTGCACGAAACGGGGCGGGGAGCCCCTGTCGCGAGAGTAAAGTTTGAGGACGGATTGGAGCAGTTGATGCTTCCTCCTGAAGGCATCGCTGTAGGACAGGAGATTGAAGTTGGCCCGGGCGCGTCTATAAATGTTGGAAACACGCTTCCACTTAAGAATATCCCTGAAGGAACACCTATTTTCAACATAGAGGCAAGACCCGGGGATGGAGGAAAGTTTGTTCGCGCGTCCGGGACATACGCTACGATACTCTCCCACACACCTGACAAGACGATAGTTCTCCTCCCGTCTAAGAAAGTTAGAGCCTTCGATCCGAACTGCAGGGCGACTATAGGTGTGGTTGCAGGTGGAGGACGCATAGAAAAGCCGTTTGTGAAGGCTGGTAAGAAGTACTACTGGACAAAGGCGAGGGGACGAGTGTGGCCTAGGGTTAGAGGAGTCGCTATGAACCCCGTTTCCCACCCACACGGTGGAGGAAGCCACCAGCACCCAGGGAAGCCTACCACGGTGTCCAAGAATGCGCCTCCAGGCGCAAAAGTCGGCTTAATAGCCGCGCGCAGCTCTGGACGAAAGAAAGGGAAGAAAAAGTAG